CGGGCGCCTCGCGTCGTAGGTCGGCGAAGGGCACGCCGAGCTGTTCGCCGACGGCGGCTACGACGTCGCGCTCGGCGATCGCTCCCATCTCGACGAGCACATCGCTGAGCGCTTTGCCCGAAGTGCCCTGACGTTCCTTCGCCGCCTCCAGCTGCTCGGTGGAAATAAGGCCGCGCTGCACCAAAAGGTTGGCGATGGCCGATCCGGCGCCCGCGGATGGCGCCGCCGACTGGGTCGTGGGCGCGCTCGGCTCATCGAGCGCAGGGCGCTCGGTCGCCTTGCGGCGGCCCAGTGCCATTACGAACCAGCTTCAAAGGTCACGGGCGCACAATTTTACCGCGAGGCTCCACAACCGGGGGTTACCGCGGGATTGCCGGGTGGTGGCTTACCGGAGGCGTCGGCGGAACCCGAAGGCGAATGCCACCACCACGCCGAGGCCGAACACTTCGCGTGACGCGTCGTCAGCGGCCGCCGTCTGGGTTGGTGGGTTCGCGGGCGTGGGCGAGGGCAGCGTCACCGCGACCGGCGCGACCACCGCGACCGGCGGCGCCGGCAGCGGTGGGGGTGGCGGAGGTGGTGGCGTATCGGCGTCGAGGTGCACCGTCCAGCCGAGGTCGTGGAGGATGCCGAGCGCCGCGGGACCGACTTGGTGGATCGTCTCGCCGCGGCGGATCGTCGTGGTCATCAACGCGTCGGGACTCCCGGGCGAGTAAGCGACTTCCGCGAGGTGAGCCAGGCTGCAGTGGTAGTTCCATTGCGACCGCGACTCGATCCGGATGCGGCGGCCACCGGCGTCGCGCGCGGGGCCGCCCCAGACGACCGCGCCGCTCGTCACCGCGACGCGTAGCGCGGCCGACGGACTCGGGAACGCCGACTTGTCGAGCAGCGGTGCGCCGCTGCGCCCGTCGACGAGGAACCGGTCCATGGCGACGGCGCCGAAGCCGCTGCCGTCGTCACCGAAACGCCCCCACGCGACCTGGCCGTCGCCGGCGTCGTGAAACGACGCGAATAATCCGAGTCCGTGACCGATCTCGTGCAGAGCGAATGTTTCGAGGTCGACGTAGCCGGGCGGTGCCGGCGTGTCGGGGTCGAATTGCCAGCGCTCGCGCGTGCTGAAGGTGATCGAAACGTCGGGCCGCCCGTCGCGCAGGTCGCGCCCGCTCAACGCGTCGGCCAGCGCGACCGGTTCGAGGTCACCGTCGGGTGCGGCGCGCACGAGACGCAGGTGGTCGCTCGCCGCCGCGACCAGTGGCGGAAGGTCGCCCCAGTGCACGGCGACGACGACGGGCACCGGCGTGCTGACAAGCGCGCTCCAGTGCGTCAGCGCGCGCTCGATGGCGACGTGCGCCTCAAGCGGTACCGACGCGTCATAGCTCGCGCGGAACTCGCTGCTGGTGGCGTGCGCCGGCGCCGGCGCGGCCAGCACGACCGCCGCGACGACACCAGCAATGCACGCGTTGATCCGCCCCCGGAAACGCACGATCGCAGGAGACCATGCCCGGGTACCGCGGCGCTATGGCAGCGGTCACATCGTGGGACTACGTGGTCTTCGAGGGCAGGCCGTTGCGGATGTTGTAGACCGCGACCACGTCCGAGACCGTGATCAGCCCGTCGCCGAGGTTGCCGGTGTAGGCACCGGTCACGATCGCTTCCACCGCGCCGACGACCTCGTCGTCCTCGACGATGACGGTCACCTGGAGCTTGTGGGTGACGGCGAGCTCATAGGTCTGGCCGCGCCACTCACCCACCTTCTCGGGCGACTGACCGTGGCCCCGCACGTCGGCGATGGTGAAGCCGGCAAACCCGGCCTCCTTCAACTGCTCGGCGACGTTGTCGAATCGGTCGGGGCGGATGACAGCTTCGATGCGCTTCATTAACCGGCCACCTCTTCACGCAGCGCCTTGGCCGACGTGGCCACCGACGCGTTTCCGACGGGAGCAAACACTGGTCCCTGCGCTTCGAGGAAGTCGGGATAGGCCAGCGCCCCCATTTCCGGCAGGTCGAGACCGGCGATCTCGTGCTCTTCCTTCGAGCGGAACCCGACCGTCTTCTCGAGGATCTTGAAGAAGATGATGCAGGCGATCGAGCACCACACGACGAGGGTGACCACGTCGATGAGCTGGGCGCCGAGCTGGCCGGCGCTGCCGTAGAAGAGTCCCTTCACCGGCGAGGCGACTCCGTTGAGGCCGGCGCCGTACGAGCCGTCGGCGAACAGGCCGACGGCGATGAGGCCCCACAAACCGTTGGCGCCGTGCACCGCGACCGCACCCACCGGGTCGTCGACCTTGAGCACACGCTCGACGAACACGACGACACCGACGACGAGGCAACCGGCCACGGCGCCGATGACGCAGGCGCCCCAGGGGGCGACGAAGGCGCACGGGGCGGTGATGGCCACGAGGCCGGCGAGCAGCCCGTTGGCCGTCATCGACGGGTCGGGCTTGCCGAAGACACGCCACATCACGAGCATCGCCGCTATGCAACCCGTCGCCGAGGCCAGGATCGTGTTGACGATCACGGCGGTGAAGCGGAAGTCGGTGCCGGCGAAGGTCGACGCACCGTTGAAGCCCATCCAACCGACGAGGAGGATGAAGGTGCCGAGGATGGCCATCGGCAGGTGGTGACCCGGGATGGCGCGGGGCTTGCCGTCCTTGTCGAACTTGCCGATGCGGGGCCCGAGCATCTTGGCGCCCCAGAAGGCGGCCACGCCGCCCATGGCGTGCACGACGCCCGAGCCGGCGAAGTCGACGGCGCCGTGGCCGAGCTTCGGGCCCATCGCGCCGATCTGGCTCAGCCAGCCACCGCCCCAGACCCAGTTGCCGTAGACGGGATACAGGATCATCGAGGCGAACAGCCCCCACACGCAGAAGCTCGAGAACTTCCAGCGCTCCGCCATGGCGCCGGTCGGAATCGTGGCGGTCGCATCCATGAACACGAGCTGGAAGAAGAAGAAGCCCAGGATCGAAACGTCATAGGAGTTGCCGCCGAGGAAGAAGCCGTGGTGGCTCAGGATGTTCCAGGCGCCGATGTGCCACGGCGCGCCGAGTGACGTGATGCCGAGTATCCCTCTGACGTCGACGGATCCGAACATGAATGCGTAGCCGCACACGTACCAGCCGATCACCCCCAACGCGAAGATGACCATGTTCATCATCATGGTGTGGCTGGCGTTTTTGGCTTGCGTGAAGCCGGTCTCGACGAGGGCGAAGCCCGCCTGCATGAACAGCACCAGCACGCCACCGACCGTCAACCAGACAAGGTTGATGGCGATCCGGTTCTGCTCGACCTGGTCGGCGATCTTCTCGATCGTGGGCGTGTGCCCGCCGGTGAATGACGTCGATACCGACGCGTCATTGCCAGTATGGGTGCCGTTGTGATCCCCGTTCGCCGCGAAAGCAGTGCCCGCCGTTGCGCCCAGCGCCAGCAGCACGATCGCGACGACGCCAAAAATACGTCTACGCCACATGATGTCCTCCGTCCGTTTCGTCGGAGTGTTACATCGGCGTCAGAACGGCGTAAGGATCGCGACGGGCTTCTTCACGGACGTTCACGTGGCTGAAACAGATTCGAAACAATCCGACGGCGAAGCGCCACTTTCGATCGGTCGTTTCCTCGGACGCGGCGCATCGACGTCGTTCGTGTTGCAGGCGAGCGCCGTCGTGCTCAATTACGTCACGAACATCGTCTTCGCCCGCACGCTCGGCGTCGACGACTTCGGCGTGTTCACCTACGTCACGAACTGGGCCCGGATCGGCGGCGGGATCAGCCACCTCTCGATGGCGAGCAGCGGGCTGCGCTTCGTGGCCGAGCATTCCGCCGCCGAGGACTGGCCCGAGGTCAAAGGCGTCATCCGCACGAGCCGCCAGCTCCCGGTGTTCCTCGGCGGTGCGGCCGCCGTCATCGGCTCGGTCGCGATTCTGGCGGTCCAGGGACGCACACCGGCGTCGGTCGCCATGGTGCTGGCGTTGTGGATCATCCCCACCGCCGGGCTCATCGAGATGCAGGAGACGATCCTGCAGGCCTACCGGCTCATCTTCCGGGCGTTCTTCCCGTGGCTCGTGTTCCAACCGATCGTCGCGATCGCATTGGCGCTCGGCGCGCTGCTATTCGGCGTGCACGTGTCGGCCTCGATGGCCGTCGCCATCATGCTCGGCTCCTACGTCGCCGCGCTGGCGTTGCAGGGCGTGTGGTTGCACGCGGCGATACCCGCTGAGGTGCACGCCGCGCCCGCGGCTTACGAGTACCGCGCCTGGACGAAGGTGACGGCGCCGATCTTCCTGTCCAACGTGGTGTCGATCGTGTTCACGCGACTCGACGTCGTGATGGTCGGCATCTTCCTCGGCGCCAAGGAAGCGGGTATCTACGCCGTCGCCATGCGCGCCGGCAACCTCGCCCAGATCGGTCAGTCGTCGATGGCCGCCATCGTCAGCCCGCGCATCTCACATCTGTACTGGGCCAACCGCGAGGACGAGCTGCAGGACCTCGCGCTCACGTCGGTGCGTTGGATCTTCTTCCCGTCCGTGGCCCTGACCGCGCTGATGTTCCTGTTCGCCAACCCGATCCTCAGTGTCTTCGGCCACGCGTTCATCGCCGGGCGCTGGGTGCTGATCTGGATCGCGCTCGGGCAGCTGGTCAGCGTCAGCTCGGGGCCCGTCGGCTGGCTCATGAACCTCACCGGTCGCCAGAACACCGCGGCGAAGGTGTTCGGCGCCACCGCCGCGCTCACCGTCGTCGGCTACATCGTGCTCATCCCGTGGCTCGGCATCGTCGGGGCTGCTATCGCCAACGCGGCGGCGATCGCGGTGCGCAACCTCGTGCTGTCGAGGTTCGCCCGTCGCAGCCTCGGCTACAACGTGTCGGTCTGGGCGTCGCTGCGCCGCCGCCATCCGGAGCAGGCATGACCGTCCCCGTCGACGCGCCCGACGGCGAGGGCACCCAGGGCGTCATCCGCTCCAGCGCGCTCGTCGCCGTGGGGACGGGGTTGTCGCGCGTTACGGGGTTCTTGGCGCTCGCGGCGGTCGCCTACGCCCTCGGCTTCACCCGCCTTACCGACACCTACAACCTGGCCAACACGACGCCGAACATGGTCTACGAGTTGCTGCTCGGCGGCGTGCTGTCGGCGACGCTCGTGCCCGTCTTCGTCGAGCGGCTCGAGGACGACGACGCCGAAGGCATCGGCGCGGTCGTGTTCGTGAGCATCGTCGCGTTGGTGGCGCTGACCGCGGTCGGGCTCTTGGTGGCGCCGCTGATCATCCGGCTGCTGACGGCGGAGGCGCCCGGCGCCACCGCCCATCTGCAACGTCACGTCGCCAACGGCCTGCTGCGCATGTTCATGCCGCAGGTCTTCTTCTACGGCCTGATCGCGATCGCGACGGCGCTACTGCACGCGCGCCGGCGCTTCAACGTGCCGGCGTTCGCGCCCGCGCTCGCCAACCTCGTCGAGGTCGCGCTGTTCCTCTGGGTGCGTCACGTCGCGAGCGGCACGCCGACGCTGCAGCAGGTAGCCCACGATCGCGGGCTGGCGCTGCTGCTCGGGCTCGGCACGACCGCCGCGGTCGCGTCGATGGCGATCCCGATCGCAGTGGCGGTACACCGCAGCGGGCGCGTGCGCCTGTCGACGAGCTGGCGCCACCCGGCGGTGGCGAAGGTGTTCCGGCTCTCGGGGTGGACGATTGGCTACGCCGTGGCCAACCAGGCGTCGCTGTGGGTGATCCTCGTGCTCGCCAACCGCCACGCCGGCGGGGTCGCCGCCTACCAGGGTGCCTTCGTGTTCTTCCAGCTGCCGCACGGGCTGTTGGCGGTGTCGCTGATGACGACGATCACGCCGGAGCTGGCGCGGCGGGCGACGCGGGGCGAGTGGCAGGCATGGCGCGATCGCTTCGACGGCGGGCTGCGCCTGCTGCTCGTGGTGGTCGCACCGGCGGCGACCGGCTACGTGGTGCTGGCGCGGCCGCTGATCACGACGCTGCTGCAACGCGGCGCTTTCTCCAGCGGTTCGACGTCGCTCACCGCGCACCTGCTCGTGACCCTCGCCGCCGGCCTCCCCGGCTTCTCGGTGTACCTCTACACGCTGCGCGGCTTCTACGCCCTGAGCGACACGCGTACGCCCTTCGCGTTGAACGTGGTGCAGAACGTGCTCACCGTCGTCGCCGCGCTCGCCTTGGATCCACACTTCGGTGTCGCCGGGCTCACCGCCGCGATCGCGCTGGCGTACACGCTCGCCGCCGTGTTGGCGCTGGCCGCGTTGCGCCGCCGCGTCGGCGGCGTCGTGCGCATGCACACGGTCGTCACCGCCGTGCGGGTCTTCGTCGCCTGCGCTGTAATGGGCGCCGCGGTGGTCGCGATCCGCCACGTGACTTCGGGCCGCGGTGCGCTGATGACGACCGCGGTCGGCGTGCTCGTCGGCATCGTCGTCTACGTCGCCGGTGTCTCGGCGCTGCGGGTATCCGAAGCCCGCGAACTCGTCGGGGTCGCCCGGGGCGTCGTGCGTCGGTAGCTAGAACCCCAGCGCCCGCGCGATGGCGGCGTGCCATGCGGGCGACAGTTTCCCGCCGGCGGCAACGCTGAGATCGAAGCGGTCGCGCGCCCGTCCCCCGACGGTGTCGACGGACGCGGCATGGACGTCGACGCCGGCGTCGGCGAAGACCGTCGCGATGGCGTGCAGCAGCCCCGGCTGGTCGGCGGCGACGACCTCGCACGCCGTATAGGCCGGCGATGCGTCGTTGTCGAAGGTCACGCTGGCGATGGCAACGGACGTCGGCAGATACGGCCGGTCGAGGGCCCGGGCGAACTCGTCGGCTCCGGGAGCGCCGTGACGGTCGACGACGAAGCTCTGGAGCGCGGCGCCGTCGTCCCACGTGGCGACGACCGCCTGAAGCACGCCGATGCCGTGCGCCGCGAGTACGCCGGTCGTCCGGGCCAGCAGGCCCGGGCGGTCGCGGGCCGCGATGTCGAGGTTCCACGCACCGCGTCGGCGCGCTGGGGTGGTGGCGACGCGCACTTCGCCGGCGCGTGGCAGCGGGTCGAGCAGCGCGGCGTGGCGCGCCAGATCGGCGCGGTCGTGCACGGCCACATAGGCCGCGGGCGCGGTGGCGATGCGGTCGGGTACGGCGGCGCGGCGGCGCAGCGTGATCATCGGCGGGCCCGGCGCACGTCCACCGCGCCACTTTTGTACGAAGGCTGGCGCGAGTAGGGATCGAACGACGCGTTGGTCAGCTTGTTCGTCGCCACGTAGTGCATCGGCACGAACACCTGCCCGGCGCGCACCGTCGGCGTCACACGGGCTTGCGCCTGCATCGACCCGCGCCGCGACACGACGACGACGGAGTCGCCGTCTCCGATCCGTCGCCGGCGCGCGTCGTCGGGCGCCAGCTCCACGTAGGGCTCCATGTCGCTCAGCGAGCGCAGCACCGCCGACTTCGCCGTGCGGGTCTGGGTGTGCCATTGGCTCGAGCCGCCGCGGCCGGTGAGCAGGAACAGCGGGTAGTCGTCGTCGACGGGTTCGGCCACAGGACGCGGGGCCTCGAACACGAAGCGCGCCCGGCCATCGGCGTGGAAGAAACGGCCGTCTTCGAACAGGCGGCGCTCGTCGGTCGCTTCGACCACCGCGCCGCGCGGGAAGGGCCACTGCACGCCGCCGCAGCGGTCGACGGCGTCGTATCCGTCGATGCCCGTGATGTCGCACGGTCGACCGGCCGAGAGGCGCTGGATGATCCCGAAGACGTCCTCGGGCGTTTGCCATTCGGCGAAGAGATCGCCGCAGCCCCAGGCGTCGGCGATCAGGCGGAAGATGGCGAAGTCGGAGAGCGCGTCGCCGGGTGCGGCGGCGACCCGCTTGATGATGCCGACGCGGCGCTCGGAGTTGATGAAGGTGCCTTCCTTCTCCCCCCAGCCGGCGGCCGGCAAATACAGGTCAGCGCACTCCGCGGTTTCGGTCGTGGGGTACATGTCCTGCACGACGAGGAAGTCGAGCTTGTCGAACCCGAAACGCATCATGTCCTGGTAGATCCACGAGTGCGCGGCGTTCGTGGCAATGATCCACAGGCCTTTGATCTTGCCATCGAGGACGCGCTCGACGATCTGGTCGTAGGCGAGCGACGGGCGGTCGGGGATGCGGCTCACGTCGATGCCGAGGATGTCGGCCACGTCGGCGCGGGCGTCGGGGTTGGCGAAGTCGCGACCACCGAGCAGGTTCGTCGTGTTGCTGAACAGCCGTGAGCCCATGGCGTTGCACTGGCCCGTGATGGAGTTGGCGCCGGTCCCCGGCCGCCCGATGTTGCCCGTCATCAGCGCGAGGTTCACGATGGCCTGCGCGGTGCGCGTCGACTCGTGACCCTGGTTGACGCCCATCGTCCACCAGAACGACACGCGCTCGCCGTCGTGGATCGTGCGCGCCAAGCGCTCGATATCGGTGGCCTCGAGGCCGGCGGTCGCCGCCACGTGCTCGGGCGCGAAGTCGGCCACGAACGCGGCGAACGCGTCGAACTCGTTTGTGTGGGCGTCGATGTAGCCGTGATCCACCCAGCCCTCGCGCACGAGGACGTGCGCCACTGCGTACAGGAAGGCGAGGTCCGACTTCGGTGTGATGGCGTAGTGCTGCGTGGCCGCCGCCGCGGTCTCGGTCGTGCGCGGGTCGACGACGATGATCTCGGGTGCGTGCGGGTTGCGGCACACGCGCTCCCACATGATCGGATGCGCGATGCACAGGTTCGAGCCGACGAGCACGATCACGTCGGACTCTTCGAAGTCGGCGTAGGTGTACGGCGGAGCGTCGAAGCCGAACGACTCCTTGTACGCCACCACGGAGGTGGCCATGCACTGGCGCGTGTTGCCGTCGCCGTGGACCAGGCCCATCCCGAACTTGGCGAGCGCGCCGAGGAAGGCCATCTCTTCTGTCGGGATCTGGCCGGTCGAGAGGAAGGCCACCGACTCAGGGCCGTACGCGTCGAGGATCGCCCCGAAGCGGTCGACGAACGTCGTGATGGCCGCGTCCCAGCCGATGGGCTGGAGCTTGCCGCGATGATCGCGCCACAGCGGCGTCGTCCCTCGGTCGGATGCGCGCAGCGGCGTCAGCGCTTCCCAGCCCTTGGGGCACGCCATCCCGAGGTTGACCGGATACTTCGTCGTGGGCGTGATGTTCACCGCCTGGCCCTCGCGCAGGTGGACGTCGAGCGAGCACCCTGTCGAGCAGAAGCCGCACACCATCGAGGTGACCGCCGTTGGCTTGCCGGCTGCCGGCACCTGGCCGAGGCCGAAGCCGCCGGGCACGCGGGCGAGTTCGCGTGTGAGCTTGCCTGTCATCGGGTGAAGAAGCGCAGTCGTTCGCGCATCTGCAGCGTTATCACCGCGGCGAAGAGCGGAAGCGACCACGGCGACACGATCAGCGCGACCGTGGCCAGGCCCGCGATCGCGGCCCCGCCGAAGAACCGCGCGCCCACGTGAGCGAAACCCCACCGCGGGGTCGTCGCGTAGATGAGCACCGAACACAGCACGCCGGCGACGCCGGCGCCCGCGGCGGCGAGGCTCAGCGCCAGGGCCGGCTTCACTGCGTAGGCAATTGCCAACGGCATGAAGACGCCGAAGGCGAGGATCTCCCGCGACAGCCACGACGTTCGCAGCCCGAGCAGCGCGCGGTACGCGTATCGCGGTCGTCCGAGGTGAAACACCGACGCGCTCAACGCCAGCAGCCCCACGGCGGCGATGAGGGAACTGTCGACGACGCTGCGCCGGCCAAGGAACAGTTCGGTCACGAACGCGCCCACGGACAGCTGCGTGAGCACGAGCATGACGGCGAGCGCCGGGTGCCCCTCCTTGCGACTTTGTGTATCTGAGTGCACCCCAGCGCGCACGGGAATACACAAAGTCGGTTTGGCGGTCACGTACTGCGTCGTCGACAGCCCGTCGACGACGTCCGCGGAGTCGACGATCGTGATCGAGATCGCCTGATTCGGACAACCCTGCACGCAGGCCGGGGCTTCGCCCTCGGCGAGGCGCCCGCTGCACATGTCGCACTTGCGCACGATGCCGAGGCGGTGGTTGAACGTCGGCACCTCGTACGGGCACGTCAGGGTGCAATAGGAGCAGCCGATGCACTGGTCGTCGAGATGCCGGACGATGCCGGTGACGGGGTCCTTCTCGTAGGCGTTGACCGGACAGCCGCGCATGCACGCCGGGTCGACGCAGTGATGGCAGGCGGCGGTCACCGTCTGCTGCGTCGCCACGCCTCCGCGCTCGCCGTCGACGCGGGTGACGCGGCGCCACGCTTCGTCCTCGTCGAGACCGTTGAGCGAGTGGCACGCCACCACGCACGCCTTGCACCCGGTGCAGGCGTCGAGGTCGACACGAAACGCGTACTGCTGCCCGGCTTGAGGTGACGCAGTCGGCAGCAGGTCGCGGTAGTAACGCGCCTGCGCGTGTTCCGCGTCGGCTTCGTGGCGCTGGGCGAAGCGTTCGACGGCGGTCAGGTCGGCCTGTTCGGCCAGCCAGCGGTCGACGGGCGTCGCCTCCGGTGTGTCAATGGACGACAGCAGCGTCAACGCGCTCCGATCTCGATGCGCCCGCCGACGACGCGCGTCGGGAACGTCGTGAGGTGCACGGTGGCGTCGTCGAAACACGCACCGGTGCGCAGGTCGAAGCTCTGCTTGTACACCGGCGAGCTCACCTTGGGCGCGTCGCCCCGCGAACCCACGATGCCCCGCGACAACACGTTGGCCCCTGAGAACGGGTCGTAGTTCGACAACGCGAAAACGGTGTCGTCGTCCCAGCGGAACACCGCCACCTGTTCGCCGCCGACAAGGGCGGCGACGCCGCGGCCGGGAATGAGATCGTCGAGACCGCACACGTCGGTCCATGTCGTCAACAGCAGGTCGGTCATGCGTTGATGAAGCTCCTGAATCGGGCGACCCGCTGCGGGTCGCGAACGGTTGCCTTCCACTCACACTCGTAGGCGGCGACGTGCTGTTCCATCTCGGCCTCGAGTTCCGCCGCGATGCCGAGGCAGTCGTCGATCACGACGCGGCGGAGGTAGTCGAGACCGCCGTCGAGCTTGTCGAGCCAGGTCGCCGTGCGCTCGAGGCGATCGGCGGTGCGGATGTAGAACATCAAGAAGCGGTCGATGTAGGCGACGAGCGTGTCGTCGTCGAGGTCCTCGGCGAACAGGTCGGCGTGACGGGGACGCATGCCGCCGTTGCCGCCGACGTAGAGGTTCCAGCCGCGTTCGGTGGCGATGACGCCGAAGTCCTTGCTCTGCGCTTCGGCGCATTCCCGCGTGCAGCCCGAGACCGCCGACTTGATCTTGTGCGGCGCCCGCAGTCCGCGGTATCGCAGCTCGAGGCGAATCGCCATCGCGGTCGAGTCCTGCACCCCGAAACGGCACCACGTTGAGCCGACGCAGCTCTTCACCGTCCGCAGCGCCTTGCCGTAGGCGTGGCCCGACTCCATGCCGGCGTCGATGAGGCGCGACCAGATCGTGGGCAGGTCGTCGACGCGGGCGCCGAACAAGTCGATGCGCTGGCCGCCGGTGATTTTCGTGTACAGCCCGAACTCCTTGGCGACTTCCCCGATGGTGATCAGCTGGTCGGGCGTGATCTCGCCGCCGGGCACGCGTGGCACGACCGAGTACGTGCCGTCGCGCTGCAAGTTGGCGAGGAAGTGGTCGTTGGTGTCCTGGAGCGCGGCCTGCTCGCCGTCGAGGATGTAGCCGCCGCCGAGCGATGCCAGCATCGACGCCACCGCCGGCTTGCAGATCTCGCAGCCGTGCCCCGTACCGTGGCCCGCCAGCAACTCGGAGAACGACACGATGCGGTGCACGCGCACGATGTCGAACAACTCCTGGCGCGAGTAGGCGAAGTGCTCGCACAAGTCGTTGCGCACCTCGACGCCGGCCTGGCGCAGCTCGTCCTTGAGCAACTCGGTCACGATCGGCACGCAGCCACCACACGTGGCGCCCGCCTTCGTCGCCGCCTTGATCTCGCGCACGTCGGTGCACCCACCGTCGCGCACGGCGCCACAGATCGTCGCCTTCGTCACGTTGTTGCACGAACACACCGTTGCCGTCTCGGCCAGAGCGCCGACACCGACGACGGCGCGGTCGCTGTCGGCGGCGGGAAAGATGAGTTGCTCGGGGTGTTCCGGCGTCGGCAGGTCGCCGCGGCTCATCTGCAACAGCAGCTGGTAGGCGGACGCGTCGCCGACGAACACCCCGCCGCGTACTGACGTGCCGGCATCGTCGACGACGAGGCGTTTGTAGACCTTGTTGACGGGGTCGTCGTAGGTGATGGCGCGGGCGCCCTCGCCGGTAGCGAAGGTGTCGCCGAACGACGCGACGTCGACGCCCATGAGCTTCAACTTGGTGGAGAGGTCACCACCGTCGAACGTCGCCTCGCCGCCCAGGACGCGGTCGGCGGCAACGCGGGCCATTTCGTAGCCGGGGGCCACGAGGCCCCAGATCCGATTGTCGGCGAGGGCGCACTCGCCGATGGCGTAGATCGCCGGATCCGTCGTGCGGCAGCCGGCATCGACGACGATGCCGCCGCGCTCGCCGACATCGAGCCCGCACGCCCGTGCCAACTCGTCGCGTGGCCGAATGCCGGCGGAGAAGACGACGATGTCGACGTCGAGCGTCGCGCCGTCGGCGAAGCGGAGGGCAGCGACGCCGCCGTCATCACCGCCGAGGATCTGCTCGGTGGCGCATGACGTGTGCACGATGATGCCCAATGCTTCGACGTGCGAACGCAGCGTGGCGCCGCCGCCATCGTCGACTTGCAGAGGCATCAGCCGCGGCGCGAACTCCATGACGTGCGTGTCGAGGCCCAGCAAGCGCAGAGCATTCGCGGCTTCGAGGCCGAGCAGCCCACCGCCGATCACGGCGCCGACGCCACGACCCGCGGCATAGCTGCGAATCGCCTCGAGGTCGTCGAGCGTGCGGTACACGAAGCAACCCGGACGGTCGCGCCCGTCGATCGGCGGCACGAACGGCGCCGACCCCGTCGCCAGGACCAGGGCGTCG
Above is a genomic segment from Acidimicrobiales bacterium containing:
- the nirB gene encoding nitrite reductase large subunit NirB codes for the protein MTSRLRVVVAGNGMVGHKFVETVLDRDGGAGVEMIVIGEETRVAYDRVGLSAYMTGTTAEELSLVAPGDYDPVNLHLAEQVIAVDRAAKSVATDCGNTIAYDALVLATGSAPFVPPIDGRDRPGCFVYRTLDDLEAIRSYAAGRGVGAVIGGGLLGLEAANALRLLGLDTHVMEFAPRLMPLQVDDGGGATLRSHVEALGIIVHTSCATEQILGGDDGGVAALRFADGATLDVDIVVFSAGIRPRDELARACGLDVGERGGIVVDAGCRTTDPAIYAIGECALADNRIWGLVAPGYEMARVAADRVLGGEATFDGGDLSTKLKLMGVDVASFGDTFATGEGARAITYDDPVNKVYKRLVVDDAGTSVRGGVFVGDASAYQLLLQMSRGDLPTPEHPEQLIFPAADSDRAVVGVGALAETATVCSCNNVTKATICGAVRDGGCTDVREIKAATKAGATCGGCVPIVTELLKDELRQAGVEVRNDLCEHFAYSRQELFDIVRVHRIVSFSELLAGHGTGHGCEICKPAVASMLASLGGGYILDGEQAALQDTNDHFLANLQRDGTYSVVPRVPGGEITPDQLITIGEVAKEFGLYTKITGGQRIDLFGARVDDLPTIWSRLIDAGMESGHAYGKALRTVKSCVGSTWCRFGVQDSTAMAIRLELRYRGLRAPHKIKSAVSGCTRECAEAQSKDFGVIATERGWNLYVGGNGGMRPRHADLFAEDLDDDTLVAYIDRFLMFYIRTADRLERTATWLDKLDGGLDYLRRVVIDDCLGIAAELEAEMEQHVAAYECEWKATVRDPQRVARFRSFINA
- a CDS encoding DmsC/YnfH family molybdoenzyme membrane anchor subunit, with the protein product MTLLSSIDTPEATPVDRWLAEQADLTAVERFAQRHEADAEHAQARYYRDLLPTASPQAGQQYAFRVDLDACTGCKACVVACHSLNGLDEDEAWRRVTRVDGERGGVATQQTVTAACHHCVDPACMRGCPVNAYEKDPVTGIVRHLDDQCIGCSYCTLTCPYEVPTFNHRLGIVRKCDMCSGRLAEGEAPACVQGCPNQAISITIVDSADVVDGLSTTQYVTAKPTLCIPVRAGVHSDTQSRKEGHPALAVMLVLTQLSVGAFVTELFLGRRSVVDSSLIAAVGLLALSASVFHLGRPRYAYRALLGLRTSWLSREILAFGVFMPLAIAYAVKPALALSLAAAGAGVAGVLCSVLIYATTPRWGFAHVGARFFGGAAIAGLATVALIVSPWSLPLFAAVITLQMRERLRFFTR
- the nirD gene encoding nitrite reductase small subunit NirD, which produces MTDLLLTTWTDVCGLDDLIPGRGVAALVGGEQVAVFRWDDDTVFALSNYDPFSGANVLSRGIVGSRGDAPKVSSPVYKQSFDLRTGACFDDATVHLTTFPTRVVGGRIEIGAR